From a single Vibrio sp. BS-M-Sm-2 genomic region:
- a CDS encoding helix-turn-helix domain-containing protein, giving the protein MDSYPVIETNHSENNVVLELNGKIVELNTKLVRNVENGYVLATMPLAYRKIILFMNRHRGELFSVSQLKKIGWESEKVTNSSVIVAISEIRSLFGDGLIITITGEGYVFQP; this is encoded by the coding sequence ATGGACTCTTATCCTGTAATAGAAACGAACCATTCTGAAAACAACGTAGTACTTGAATTAAACGGTAAAATTGTTGAACTCAACACCAAACTTGTTCGCAACGTAGAGAACGGCTACGTACTGGCTACTATGCCTTTGGCATACCGAAAGATCATTCTATTTATGAATCGACATAGGGGTGAATTGTTCAGTGTTAGTCAATTAAAGAAGATTGGCTGGGAAAGTGAGAAAGTGACCAACTCATCTGTGATTGTTGCGATATCCGAAATAAGATCGTTATTCGGAGATGGATTAATCATTACCATCACTGGTGAAGGTTACGTATTTCAACCTTAA
- a CDS encoding MFS transporter, protein MDNIQPTTRITVPVIALSFYAIASGYLMSSLPLMLSEYGLDSNLSSWLASAFYAGLLAGTLLIERAIARIGHKDAFVVALSVFIATILVLPLIPHQAVWLLARFVAGVAVAGIFVIVESWLMSGDESQRAKRLAIYMCSLYGGSAVGQLGIGYLGITGGVPFIAMFTLLFGAIIVLMYGQATPPQIHDAQSLSLKQVSKLSHSALIGCIVSGLTLGAIYGLMPVELAQRNIAHEDIGGLMALVIMGGMAVQPMVTWLSHHVGQVLLMALFCLLGVASIGVLTINHDFYVLGMSLFVLGMATFALYPIAINLGCRNLDPSYLVSVTQIMLLCYSIGSVAGPIVADSFMDSQAGLFTYLFASLLATTIYMLIASLKRSHLQIAGE, encoded by the coding sequence TTGGACAACATCCAACCAACAACTCGCATAACCGTTCCAGTTATTGCACTGTCTTTCTACGCGATCGCTTCAGGCTACTTAATGAGCTCTTTGCCATTAATGCTGTCTGAATATGGCCTAGACAGTAATCTATCGAGTTGGTTGGCGAGTGCCTTTTATGCAGGCCTTTTAGCGGGTACGTTATTGATCGAGCGTGCGATTGCTCGTATTGGTCATAAAGACGCATTTGTAGTGGCACTGAGTGTATTCATCGCAACGATCCTTGTGTTGCCATTGATCCCACATCAAGCAGTATGGCTATTGGCTCGTTTTGTCGCTGGTGTTGCGGTAGCAGGCATCTTCGTAATTGTTGAATCATGGCTTATGAGCGGTGACGAATCACAACGTGCAAAACGCCTAGCGATTTACATGTGTTCTTTGTACGGCGGTTCTGCAGTTGGTCAGCTAGGCATTGGTTACCTAGGTATTACTGGCGGCGTACCTTTTATCGCGATGTTCACTCTACTATTTGGTGCGATCATTGTGCTGATGTACGGACAAGCGACACCACCACAGATTCATGATGCTCAATCTTTGTCTCTAAAACAGGTCAGCAAGTTAAGCCACAGCGCTTTAATTGGCTGCATCGTTTCAGGACTTACTCTGGGTGCAATTTACGGTTTGATGCCAGTAGAGCTTGCTCAACGTAACATTGCGCACGAAGACATTGGTGGTTTGATGGCTTTAGTGATCATGGGTGGCATGGCTGTACAGCCAATGGTGACTTGGTTGTCTCACCATGTAGGTCAAGTGTTGTTAATGGCTTTGTTCTGCCTACTCGGTGTTGCAAGCATTGGCGTACTAACGATCAATCATGACTTCTACGTACTAGGCATGAGCCTGTTCGTGCTAGGCATGGCGACATTTGCGCTTTACCCAATCGCGATCAACTTGGGCTGTCGTAACTTAGATCCAAGCTACTTGGTGTCAGTGACTCAAATCATGCTGCTTTGCTACAGCATCGGTTCAGTTGCGGGTCCAATCGTGGCAGACAGCTTCATGGATTCACAAGCAGGCTTATTCACTTACCTGTTTGCGTCTCTATTAGCGACAACGATCTACATGTTGATTGCTAGCCTAAAGCGCTCTCACCTACAGATTGCAGGCGAGTAA
- a CDS encoding AraC family transcriptional regulator — protein MEYTAVYEPDMQAFGILDLQLLHRYLSPALCIEELLEGSNIDALQLNTPDTHITLAQKLAVFSNALANTDEGGLGLRVGQQARFSDFGVLGYAVFSSETLLDALLIGFKYLQLAGPVLRKTMSVEDNVGYFRAEQLIELDSLLPFCCEYWFAAIHSLCEEVLQQPFPSQVIRFPYPKPEYGDLYTEVFGCPVEFNSDRLEWEFDATTLYSSLPTANTITLQMCLKSCDDMLAKVSAPTSLKEKVSQMLIERPGCYPSIESISSELGMSSRTLRRHLKAADTSYQKILDHVRYHLSRHYLSSTQMSIEEISERVGFSDSANFRHAFRKWSGNSPRQYRKEALLS, from the coding sequence ATGGAATACACCGCAGTTTACGAACCCGATATGCAAGCATTCGGCATTCTGGATCTTCAGTTGCTGCATCGTTACCTATCACCTGCTCTCTGTATCGAAGAGTTACTCGAAGGCAGTAACATCGATGCTCTCCAACTCAACACACCTGATACACACATCACTTTGGCGCAAAAGCTTGCTGTGTTCAGTAATGCGTTAGCGAACACAGATGAAGGTGGTTTAGGGTTAAGAGTCGGCCAACAAGCACGATTTAGTGACTTTGGTGTTTTGGGTTATGCGGTATTCAGTAGCGAAACGCTGTTGGATGCTTTACTGATTGGGTTCAAGTATCTGCAACTTGCTGGCCCAGTTCTTAGAAAGACCATGTCAGTAGAAGACAACGTTGGCTACTTTCGGGCAGAGCAACTGATCGAACTTGATTCTTTACTGCCTTTTTGTTGTGAATACTGGTTCGCGGCGATACACAGTTTGTGCGAAGAAGTCTTGCAACAACCCTTTCCTTCTCAAGTGATCCGATTCCCCTATCCAAAACCTGAATACGGGGATCTTTATACAGAAGTTTTTGGTTGCCCGGTTGAATTCAATAGTGACCGTCTTGAATGGGAGTTTGACGCAACCACCTTGTATTCGTCTCTTCCTACCGCCAATACCATCACTTTACAGATGTGCTTAAAGTCGTGTGATGACATGTTGGCAAAAGTCAGTGCACCCACCAGCCTCAAAGAGAAAGTCTCACAGATGCTGATTGAAAGGCCGGGATGTTACCCTTCGATAGAATCCATTTCTTCAGAACTCGGCATGTCTTCTCGAACACTGCGCCGTCATCTAAAGGCTGCTGATACAAGCTATCAGAAGATACTTGATCATGTTCGCTATCACCTTTCCCGGCACTACCTTTCTTCAACTCAAATGAGTATTGAAGAGATATCTGAACGAGTTGGCTTTTCTGATAGTGCTAACTTTCGACATGCCTTTCGTAAGTGGAGTGGTAACTCGCCACGCCAATACCGTAAAGAAGCGCTCTTATCGTAA
- a CDS encoding long-chain fatty acid--CoA ligase, whose product MHNLAVNLERSASLFPTKAALRMGSDEISFSQLEQLSGNVAANLKRLGLQKGDKVALSCPNVTYFPIAYYGILKAGCVVVPLNVLFKAREIAYHLNDSDAKAYLCFEGSEELPIGRYGLQGFEQAKHCEHFVEMPIPTSANTTSETNEQHESIADWLTQPLTPFESVACYGDDTAVILYTSGTTGQPKGAELSHTNMQTNAMSSQYLMRLEYSDTTMATLPLFHSFGQTVMMNASVLTGSTMVLILRFEPSLVIDQIISHKVSVFAGVPTMYIALLKAGEESSDSSEQTSKRSEQVKHSLRLGVSGGASMPLEVIRQFESRFELPVLEGYGLSETAPVATFNHIDGDRLSGSVGQPLCGHLIKVTDVQGNSVAMGELGEVCIKSPSVMKGYYQRSEATAEAIRDGWFLTGDIGRVDEHGNLFIVDRVKDMIIRGGYNVYPREIEEVLMCHPDVEMVAVVGEHHDQLGEEIHAHVVLHEHTQCDSKALMAWCREQLADYKYPRKVFIRSALPMTATGKILKRELHPLEVAEAING is encoded by the coding sequence ATGCACAATCTTGCTGTTAATTTGGAACGTAGTGCTTCGCTTTTTCCAACTAAAGCTGCTCTGCGTATGGGATCGGATGAAATCAGCTTTTCTCAGTTAGAACAACTTTCTGGAAACGTGGCTGCTAACTTGAAAAGACTTGGGTTGCAGAAGGGAGATAAGGTCGCGCTGTCGTGTCCCAATGTCACTTATTTTCCCATTGCTTATTACGGTATTCTAAAAGCAGGCTGTGTAGTAGTGCCTTTAAACGTGTTGTTTAAGGCTCGAGAGATCGCATATCACCTCAATGACTCTGATGCGAAAGCTTATTTATGCTTTGAGGGCAGTGAAGAGCTTCCAATTGGTCGCTATGGTTTACAAGGTTTTGAGCAGGCAAAGCACTGTGAACACTTTGTCGAGATGCCTATCCCGACAAGCGCAAACACTACTTCAGAAACAAATGAGCAGCATGAATCAATCGCTGACTGGCTAACACAACCTTTGACTCCTTTTGAATCTGTCGCTTGCTATGGTGATGATACCGCTGTGATCCTTTATACCTCTGGAACAACGGGTCAGCCAAAGGGCGCTGAGCTTTCTCACACCAACATGCAAACCAATGCGATGTCGTCACAGTACTTAATGAGATTGGAATACAGCGACACGACCATGGCTACGCTTCCTCTGTTCCACAGCTTTGGCCAAACCGTCATGATGAACGCGAGCGTGTTGACGGGGTCAACCATGGTCTTAATTCTGCGCTTTGAGCCGTCACTGGTGATCGATCAGATCATTAGCCACAAAGTGAGTGTCTTTGCTGGCGTTCCTACAATGTATATCGCGTTGCTGAAAGCGGGAGAAGAGTCTTCTGATAGTTCAGAACAAACAAGCAAACGGTCTGAACAGGTTAAACATAGCCTAAGGCTTGGCGTGTCTGGTGGTGCTTCGATGCCACTTGAGGTGATTCGTCAGTTTGAATCGCGCTTTGAATTACCGGTATTGGAAGGATACGGCTTATCTGAAACGGCGCCAGTCGCGACTTTCAATCACATTGATGGCGATCGTCTCTCGGGCAGTGTTGGTCAGCCGCTGTGTGGTCACCTTATCAAGGTTACCGATGTACAAGGCAACTCGGTAGCAATGGGAGAATTGGGCGAAGTCTGCATTAAGAGCCCAAGTGTTATGAAAGGCTACTATCAACGATCGGAAGCAACGGCAGAAGCGATTCGAGATGGTTGGTTTTTAACGGGCGATATTGGACGTGTTGATGAGCATGGAAACTTGTTCATTGTTGATCGTGTTAAAGACATGATCATCCGAGGCGGTTACAACGTTTATCCGCGAGAAATCGAAGAAGTATTGATGTGTCACCCTGATGTGGAAATGGTCGCGGTGGTGGGCGAGCACCATGATCAGTTGGGTGAAGAGATTCACGCCCATGTGGTACTACACGAGCATACACAATGTGACAGTAAAGCGTTAATGGCATGGTGCCGAGAACAACTGGCCGATTACAAATACCCTCGTAAAGTATTCATTCGTAGCGCGCTACCCATGACGGCAACAGGAAAAATCTTAAAGCGAGAGCTACATCCTTTAGAAGTTGCGGAGGCAATCAATGGATAA
- a CDS encoding GMC family oxidoreductase, which produces MDNYDFIIVGGGSAGCVMASRLSEEPNTTVCLLEAGGKDTSPFIHTPVGVVAMMPTKLNNWAFETVEQPGLNGRKGYQPRGKTLGGSSSINAMMYARGHRYDYDTWESLGNAGWGYESCLPYFKKAENNEVHKDEYHGQGGPLNVANLRSPSPMLERYLTACELIGVPRNEDINGAAQFGAMPTQVTQLNGERCSAAKAYLTPNLSRPNLTVVTKATTHKVLFEGKKAVGVEYGSNGKRYQIRCNKEVILSAGAFGSPQLLLLSGVGAKDELTVNGIEQVHELPGVGKNLQDHIDLVHSYKCSEKRETFGISLQMASEMTKALPLWHKERRGKMSSNFAEGIGFLCSDDHIAVPDLEFVFVVAVVDDHARKIHTSHGFTSHVTLLRPKSHGTVTLNSADPYDPPKIDPAFFSHPEDMEIMIKGWKKQYQMLESEAFDDIRGNAFYPVDANDDKAIEQDIRNRADTQYHPVGTCKMGHSSDSLAVVDKNLKVYGLNNLRVIDASVMPTLVGANTNAPTIMIAEKVADQIKEQYSLDKKGSTNKQGANESAEHEMTG; this is translated from the coding sequence ATGGATAACTATGACTTTATTATTGTAGGCGGCGGCTCAGCTGGGTGCGTGATGGCTTCTCGATTGTCAGAAGAACCAAATACTACCGTGTGTTTGCTCGAGGCTGGTGGCAAAGACACAAGCCCCTTTATTCATACTCCAGTTGGCGTTGTGGCGATGATGCCAACCAAGCTCAATAACTGGGCTTTTGAGACGGTTGAACAGCCGGGCTTAAATGGTCGTAAAGGTTATCAGCCGAGAGGGAAGACACTAGGCGGGTCGAGTTCTATTAACGCCATGATGTACGCGCGTGGGCATCGCTATGACTATGACACTTGGGAAAGTTTAGGTAATGCAGGATGGGGCTATGAGTCATGCCTGCCTTACTTTAAGAAAGCTGAAAACAACGAAGTACACAAAGATGAGTATCATGGTCAAGGTGGTCCTTTAAATGTGGCAAACCTTAGGTCACCAAGCCCAATGTTGGAACGCTATTTAACTGCCTGTGAGTTGATAGGTGTTCCTCGCAATGAAGACATCAACGGTGCCGCTCAGTTTGGTGCAATGCCGACTCAGGTGACTCAGCTGAATGGTGAGCGATGCAGCGCGGCTAAGGCTTATCTAACCCCAAATCTATCGCGTCCCAACCTTACTGTGGTGACTAAAGCAACGACTCATAAAGTCTTGTTTGAAGGTAAGAAAGCGGTCGGGGTTGAATACGGTTCTAATGGTAAACGTTATCAGATCCGATGCAACAAGGAAGTCATTTTGTCTGCAGGTGCTTTTGGCTCTCCTCAGTTATTGTTGCTATCGGGCGTTGGCGCAAAAGACGAATTAACCGTGAATGGCATTGAACAAGTTCATGAGCTGCCAGGAGTGGGTAAGAACCTGCAAGATCATATCGACTTAGTTCACTCATACAAGTGCAGTGAAAAGCGCGAAACTTTTGGTATCTCGCTGCAAATGGCATCTGAAATGACCAAAGCTTTACCGCTATGGCATAAAGAACGCCGTGGCAAGATGAGCAGCAACTTTGCAGAGGGAATCGGTTTTCTTTGTTCCGATGATCATATCGCTGTGCCGGATTTAGAGTTTGTATTTGTGGTCGCAGTAGTCGATGACCATGCGAGAAAAATTCATACCAGTCATGGCTTTACCTCACACGTCACTTTGCTGAGACCTAAAAGCCATGGCACCGTGACACTGAATAGCGCCGATCCCTACGATCCTCCCAAGATCGATCCTGCATTTTTCAGTCATCCAGAAGACATGGAGATTATGATTAAAGGGTGGAAGAAGCAGTATCAAATGCTAGAAAGCGAAGCGTTCGATGATATCCGTGGCAATGCTTTTTATCCTGTCGATGCCAATGATGACAAGGCTATTGAGCAAGATATCCGTAACCGGGCTGATACCCAATATCACCCCGTTGGAACATGTAAAATGGGACATAGCAGTGATTCATTAGCCGTGGTGGATAAAAACCTTAAAGTCTATGGGTTGAACAACTTAAGAGTCATTGATGCGTCGGTTATGCCGACATTAGTCGGGGCCAATACTAATGCGCCAACCATAATGATTGCTGAGAAAGTCGCTGATCAGATTAAAGAGCAATATAGCTTGGATAAGAAAGGCAGTACAAATAAGCAAGGCGCGAATGAGAGCGCAGAGCATGAAATGACTGGTTAG
- the trxC gene encoding thioredoxin TrxC — protein MSTFNTRCPSCNGVNRVPSERISESPTCGKCKTALLDGAPIEGTSLNFQSILNSSQPVVVDFWATWCNPCVGFAPVFSDVAKERSGDVRFVKIDTEAQQQLAAMYQIRSIPTVMVFKDGKRVDTINGALPKGQFDQWLNQALTK, from the coding sequence ATGTCTACATTCAACACACGTTGCCCTTCTTGTAATGGCGTAAACCGAGTTCCTTCAGAAAGAATTTCAGAAAGCCCAACCTGCGGTAAATGCAAAACAGCATTGCTCGATGGCGCTCCTATCGAGGGAACGTCACTTAATTTCCAATCTATCTTAAACAGTTCACAGCCTGTGGTTGTCGATTTCTGGGCGACATGGTGTAACCCATGTGTTGGCTTTGCGCCAGTGTTCAGTGACGTTGCTAAAGAGCGTTCGGGAGATGTTCGATTCGTTAAGATTGATACTGAAGCTCAGCAACAACTTGCCGCAATGTATCAAATCAGAAGTATTCCGACGGTAATGGTGTTTAAAGATGGCAAACGTGTCGATACGATTAACGGTGCGTTACCAAAAGGTCAATTTGATCAATGGCTTAATCAAGCTTTAACTAAGTAA
- a CDS encoding ketoacyl-ACP synthase III, with protein sequence MTKFYAEITGWGKCLPPAVLSNDDLSTFIDTSDEWIRTRTGIENRRISHVNTSELATVAAQHAMACAGLTADDIDLVIIATCSPDSLIPNTASKVQQNLGIKSAAAFDLNAACTGFIYGVETATRLIQAGNYRNAIVVGAERLSFFIDWTKRDTAVLFGDGAGAVVLSRTEEQVGLQEAQIGCDAEGRDILAVPKFGTSMDRFAADNGYWDFDFVGKEIFKRAVKGMGAAAHTVLSRTGISTDNIDVVIPHQANIRIIQTLCDMAGIEREKAFVNIQNYGNTSAATVPIALCESLEQGFVKPNSNILVAAFGAGLTWGAGHIKWGSRVEPLGQSDAKLPEADKSALELLERAILHCKTRPNSENE encoded by the coding sequence ATGACAAAATTTTACGCCGAGATTACTGGCTGGGGAAAGTGTCTGCCACCAGCCGTGCTGTCCAACGATGATTTAAGCACTTTCATTGATACGTCTGACGAGTGGATTCGTACTCGAACTGGTATCGAAAACCGTCGTATCAGTCATGTAAATACCTCTGAGCTAGCGACTGTTGCTGCTCAACACGCAATGGCGTGTGCTGGCCTTACTGCCGATGATATCGATCTCGTGATCATCGCAACGTGCAGCCCTGATTCTCTTATTCCAAATACTGCGTCTAAGGTTCAACAGAACCTAGGTATCAAGAGCGCAGCGGCTTTTGACCTTAATGCAGCATGTACTGGCTTCATTTACGGTGTTGAAACCGCGACTCGATTAATTCAAGCCGGCAACTACCGCAATGCGATCGTTGTGGGCGCAGAACGTCTTTCATTCTTCATTGACTGGACCAAGCGTGATACTGCGGTTCTATTTGGTGATGGTGCTGGCGCTGTGGTTCTATCGCGTACTGAAGAGCAAGTTGGCCTACAGGAAGCGCAGATCGGTTGTGACGCCGAAGGCCGTGATATTCTAGCAGTACCAAAGTTCGGTACTTCTATGGATCGCTTCGCTGCTGACAACGGTTACTGGGACTTTGATTTCGTAGGTAAAGAGATCTTCAAACGTGCGGTTAAAGGCATGGGTGCAGCAGCACACACAGTATTGAGCCGCACTGGCATCTCAACAGACAACATCGATGTAGTGATTCCACACCAAGCAAACATCCGAATCATTCAAACTCTGTGCGACATGGCGGGCATTGAACGTGAGAAAGCGTTTGTGAACATTCAAAACTACGGCAACACGTCGGCTGCGACTGTGCCAATTGCATTGTGTGAATCGTTAGAGCAAGGCTTTGTTAAACCTAACTCAAACATCCTTGTGGCGGCATTCGGTGCCGGTTTAACTTGGGGTGCTGGTCATATTAAATGGGGTAGCCGTGTTGAACCGTTAGGTCAGTCGGACGCTAAGCTTCCAGAAGCAGATAAGTCGGCTTTAGAGCTTTTAGAAAGAGCCATTTTACACTGTAAAACGCGTCCTAATTCTGAGAATGAATAG
- a CDS encoding GNAT family N-acetyltransferase, which yields MTKADLDGAALVHQATFVRQQNSKDWLQCNLSAAPRFLNFVAESEGEIVGYIIWVQKSGFRPEAVLELEQLAVLPSAQGQGLGKKLILDSLPQVKHKLAEQGSTLKHVLVTTRADNFAQKLYQSTLGAEVETTISNLYSADEVLMIARNVGERI from the coding sequence ATGACAAAAGCCGACCTTGATGGGGCGGCTTTAGTTCACCAAGCTACTTTTGTTCGACAGCAAAACTCAAAAGATTGGTTACAATGTAACTTAAGCGCTGCACCACGCTTTCTTAACTTCGTTGCAGAGAGTGAAGGTGAGATTGTCGGCTACATAATTTGGGTGCAAAAGAGTGGGTTTAGACCTGAAGCTGTTTTGGAACTAGAGCAACTTGCTGTGTTACCGAGCGCGCAGGGGCAAGGATTAGGCAAAAAGCTGATTCTAGACTCCTTGCCCCAAGTGAAGCACAAGCTAGCAGAGCAAGGCTCGACACTAAAACATGTATTAGTGACCACCAGAGCAGACAACTTTGCACAAAAGCTTTATCAATCGACGTTGGGTGCAGAAGTCGAAACCACGATTTCAAACCTGTACTCTGCGGATGAAGTGCTTATGATAGCTCGCAATGTGGGTGAACGAATCTGA
- a CDS encoding glycosyltransferase family 4 protein translates to MKKVLAIGYVWPEPNSSAAGSHMMSLLRLFKRQGWSVEFATPAQETEHMIDLSEEGITSQSIQLNCDSFDQYIEELQPDVVMFDRFMMEEQFGWRVEKVCPNAFKLLDTEDLQFLRNARHEAVKKETELTKEHLYSDLAKREIAAILRCDLSLIISSHEMELLQSKFNIDPKLLHHLPFMVDLNTLPESTKSFEERKHFMTIGNFRHAPNWDAVLQLQKIWPKIRKQLPDTELHIYGSYPPPKATALHNPKTGFHIKGWAKDAQEVMEQARVCVAPLRFGAGIKGKLLDAMKLQTPNVTSEIGREGMLPQGELQWPGAVADDIDEFVEQAVALYKDEEKWLKAQSQCHSILEAHYEQNQLGEKLIERLIALDSELDSHRLDNFFGSMLKHHSMASTKYMSQWIAEKNKSK, encoded by the coding sequence TTGAAGAAAGTTTTAGCAATTGGCTACGTTTGGCCAGAACCGAATTCATCGGCGGCTGGTAGCCATATGATGTCACTTTTACGTCTATTTAAGCGACAAGGTTGGTCCGTTGAGTTTGCAACGCCAGCTCAAGAAACCGAGCATATGATCGACCTCTCTGAAGAGGGCATCACAAGCCAATCTATTCAGCTAAATTGCGATAGCTTTGACCAGTACATCGAAGAGCTGCAGCCGGATGTCGTGATGTTTGACCGTTTCATGATGGAAGAGCAGTTCGGTTGGCGCGTTGAGAAGGTATGTCCGAATGCCTTTAAGCTGTTGGATACTGAAGATTTACAGTTCCTACGCAATGCTCGACATGAAGCTGTTAAGAAAGAGACAGAACTGACCAAAGAGCACTTGTACAGTGATTTGGCGAAACGTGAAATTGCCGCGATTCTACGCTGTGATCTTTCGTTGATCATCTCAAGCCATGAGATGGAACTGCTCCAATCTAAGTTCAATATCGATCCAAAGCTGTTACATCATCTGCCGTTCATGGTTGATCTCAACACGTTGCCTGAAAGTACGAAAAGCTTTGAAGAACGTAAGCATTTCATGACGATAGGTAATTTTAGACATGCGCCTAACTGGGATGCTGTGCTTCAGTTACAGAAGATTTGGCCGAAGATTCGTAAGCAGCTGCCTGATACTGAACTTCATATTTACGGATCTTATCCGCCGCCGAAAGCAACGGCTTTGCACAACCCTAAAACCGGCTTCCATATTAAAGGTTGGGCCAAAGACGCTCAAGAAGTAATGGAACAGGCGCGTGTTTGTGTTGCGCCATTACGTTTTGGTGCAGGTATTAAAGGTAAGTTACTTGATGCTATGAAGTTGCAAACTCCCAACGTGACTAGCGAAATTGGTCGTGAAGGGATGTTGCCACAAGGTGAGTTGCAATGGCCGGGCGCGGTTGCAGATGATATCGACGAATTTGTTGAACAAGCAGTCGCTCTTTATAAAGATGAAGAGAAATGGCTTAAAGCTCAAAGCCAATGTCATTCAATTCTTGAAGCGCACTATGAACAGAATCAACTGGGCGAAAAATTGATCGAGCGACTGATTGCGTTAGATTCTGAGCTTGATTCGCATCGACTGGATAATTTCTTTGGTTCAATGCTCAAGCACCATAGTATGGCGAGCACTAAGTACATGTCGCAGTGGATAGCTGAGAAGAACAAGAGCAAATAA
- a CDS encoding YeeE/YedE family protein — MLSLIPWNAFFGGMLLGVSAIVLMLGIGRVAGISGIVSRLLPVGTSNKESKGVDTDKTDKHWRIAFVVGMIVSGWLLIPTGYQLPQLEEMNLLVVVIAGLLVGFGTKTANGCTSGHGIVGMARLSKRSIIATCVFMGVAIATVLIKNLIGLGA, encoded by the coding sequence GTGCTTAGTTTGATTCCTTGGAATGCTTTTTTCGGTGGCATGCTGTTAGGCGTGTCGGCCATTGTTTTAATGTTGGGCATTGGTCGAGTTGCAGGTATTAGTGGCATTGTCAGCCGTTTATTACCAGTTGGAACCAGCAACAAAGAAAGCAAAGGCGTGGATACAGATAAAACTGACAAGCATTGGCGTATCGCATTTGTTGTTGGAATGATCGTAAGTGGTTGGTTGTTAATTCCTACCGGTTACCAACTCCCTCAATTGGAAGAGATGAACCTCTTGGTAGTCGTTATTGCTGGTCTGTTAGTCGGCTTTGGCACTAAAACGGCGAATGGGTGTACTAGCGGACATGGCATTGTAGGGATGGCGCGTTTGTCTAAACGCTCGATTATCGCAACGTGTGTATTCATGGGTGTGGCAATAGCCACCGTGCTTATCAAAAACCTGATAGGGTTGGGGGCATAA
- a CDS encoding YeeE/YedE family protein — MKNSSFTIIVGLLAGILFGMGMIISGMVDPNKVLGFLDVTGDWDISLAFVMGGALLVFAPFYHLVIKKRAKAINGEPLDSRNNPLIDRKLILGSTAFGLGWGLAGFCPGPAVTSLSGGNPTVWVFMISMLAGMWLAGRTNKIC; from the coding sequence ATGAAAAATTCTTCATTTACTATCATTGTCGGTTTATTGGCTGGAATCTTGTTTGGCATGGGTATGATCATCTCAGGCATGGTTGACCCGAACAAAGTGCTTGGCTTTTTAGATGTGACTGGCGATTGGGACATCAGCTTGGCATTCGTCATGGGCGGTGCGCTACTGGTGTTCGCTCCGTTTTATCACCTAGTCATTAAAAAGCGCGCTAAAGCAATCAATGGCGAGCCGTTAGATAGCCGTAACAACCCGCTAATCGACAGAAAACTGATTCTAGGTTCAACAGCGTTTGGACTCGGTTGGGGGCTCGCAGGCTTTTGTCCAGGGCCTGCAGTTACAAGTCTTAGTGGCGGTAACCCAACTGTGTGGGTGTTTATGATAAGCATGCTGGCGGGAATGTGGTTGGCAGGTCGAACGAATAAAATTTGTTAA